In Nocardioides sp. WS12, the DNA window GTGTCAGGTGGTACTCGCTGCCGCGGCCGGTGGGGGAGGGCCAGGTGTCCAGCACGCCGCGCTTCTCGAGATGCCGCAGTCGTTGCACCAGCAATGAACGCGAGATCCCCGGCATCGCGCGGGCGATGTCGTTGAACCGCGTGTTGCCGAGCACGAGCTCGCGGATGATCAGTGGCGTCCAGCGGTCGGCGACGACCTCGGCGGCCATGGACACGGGGCAGAAGTTGCCGTAGTCGGGCATGGGCTCATCGTGGTCCCGCGGGAGCCCGGGTGGAAGTCCTGAATTTGGACCACCCGGGTCACTTTTGTGGACTGGATGGCGGATCCGGATGGTCGGACATTGAACACATGACGATCACCGACACGAAGTCCACGACCACGCCGCTCGCTCGCGCCGCCGAACTCGGCCCCGAGCTGGCCGCCCACGCCTCCCGCCACGACATCGAAGGCACCTTCGTCTCCGAGGCGTACGACGCCCTGCGGGGCGCCGGGTTGCTCCGGGCCGCCGTCCCCGTCGAACTCGGCGGCGACGGCGCCACGATCTCCGAACTCACCGCCCTGCAGCGCGAGCTCGGCCACCACTGCGGCTCCACCGCGTTGGCCAGTTCCATGCACCAGCACGTCGTCGCGTTCACGGCCTGGCGCTACCGCCGCGGCCTGCCGGGTGCCGAGGCGACCCTGCGCCGGGTCGCCGAGGAGGACATCCTCCTGGTGTCCACCGGCGGTGGCGACTTCACCCACCCGCAGGGCGAGGCGGTGAAGGTCGACGGCGGCTACCGCGTCACCGGCCGCAAGCGCTTCGCCAGCCAGTCCGGCCACGGCGACGTGCTCTCCACGATGTTCGGCTTCGACGACCCCGAGCAGGGCCGACGCGTCCTCAACATGGCCGTCCCCGTCACCGCCGAGGGCGTCACGGTCGCCGACAACTGGAACACCCTCGGCATGCGCGGGACGGCGAGCAACGACGTGGACCTCGTCGACGTCTTCGTGCCCGACGAGAAGGTGCTCGCCAACCGTCCGTGGGGCGTCGTCGACCCGCCGCTCCAGGTCATCACGAGCGTCGCGTTCCCGATCGTCAGCGGGGCCTACCTCGGCGTGGCCGAAGCCGCCTACGAAGCCGCCGTCACGGCCGCCGCCCGGCGCAGGGACGACGTCCTCGTGCAGCGCCAGGTCGGCCTGATGCGCACCAAACTGCAGGTGGCCAGCTGGGCCCTCGATGGCGCGCTGGCCCTGGTGGGCGACGACCCCGCGCCGTCGTACGAGACCTTCCTGGCGGTGATGGCCGCCAAGGCCGAGGTCGCCCGCGCCGGCATCGAGGTCTGCGATCTCGCGATGGAGGTCGCCGGTGGCGGCGCCTTCTTCAAGGGCTCCGTGATCGAGCGGGCCTACCGCGACATCCGGGCGGTCAAGTTCCACCCGCTCACGCCGGAGGACACCCTGGTCGCCGCCGGTCGCCACGCAGTGGGGTTGTAGGCGACCAGCGGCGACCAGCGGCGAAGGGGGCTTCAGCGCCCGCCGAGCACCCCGGCGTCGTACGCCTTGAGGACGGAGGCCTTGTCCGCACTGGTCAGGTCTCCGTCCTTGACGGCCATGTCGAGGCGCTCGCTGAGATCGGTACGACGCTCGGCCTTGTGTGCGGCCTGGACGGTGTCCAGTGCGTCGGCC includes these proteins:
- a CDS encoding acyl-CoA dehydrogenase family protein; this translates as MTITDTKSTTTPLARAAELGPELAAHASRHDIEGTFVSEAYDALRGAGLLRAAVPVELGGDGATISELTALQRELGHHCGSTALASSMHQHVVAFTAWRYRRGLPGAEATLRRVAEEDILLVSTGGGDFTHPQGEAVKVDGGYRVTGRKRFASQSGHGDVLSTMFGFDDPEQGRRVLNMAVPVTAEGVTVADNWNTLGMRGTASNDVDLVDVFVPDEKVLANRPWGVVDPPLQVITSVAFPIVSGAYLGVAEAAYEAAVTAAARRRDDVLVQRQVGLMRTKLQVASWALDGALALVGDDPAPSYETFLAVMAAKAEVARAGIEVCDLAMEVAGGGAFFKGSVIERAYRDIRAVKFHPLTPEDTLVAAGRHAVGL